A genomic region of Acidobacteriota bacterium contains the following coding sequences:
- a CDS encoding (Fe-S)-binding protein, with protein MSPTPRPKPSRPSPLLARRSKSTAASLSAFIPSLPVRVRSPGPWTLTPGPCSSAPSTPTASSTETTVADDLRSLYDRCIRCGLCLNACPTYRVLGEELDSPRGRIYQVAQADQGRIEIDAAFRLHMDRCLDCRACMTACPSGVNYGAIIEYTRAQLLEQQPLKFWQRWLLHGLIPRPRRRRAAARLIRFAQRTGIDRLGPAQARLCPPLDADPFAASGQVIPAEGERRARVIFLPGCVQCELLPQLNRATVRVLARQGCDVVVPPAFGCCGALHVHAGDRAFARQLARSNIAALEAIPADVVISNASGCGAQLKQYAELFDEDPAWRGRAAAFAARVQDATEFLDHLGLRRDLLGPIPAVATYQDACHLAHAQRIREAPRTLLRQIPQLELREMERSDQCCGSAGIYNLQQPAIAAQLAADRVAAFRATGACILATANPGCSLQLAAALPPPVQVLHVLELLDLSHAAARR; from the coding sequence ATGTCACCTACGCCGCGGCCGAAGCCGTCGCGGCCCTCGCCGCTCTTGGCGCGGAGGTCGAAATCCACGGCCGCCTCGCTCTCGGCCTTTATTCCATCTCTCCCCGTCCGCGTGCGTTCCCCGGGACCCTGGACCCTGACCCCTGGCCCCTGCTCAAGCGCGCCCTCGACCCCGACGGCATCTTCCACGGAGACCACTGTGGCTGACGATCTCCGCAGCCTCTACGATCGCTGTATCCGCTGCGGCCTCTGCCTCAACGCCTGCCCGACGTATCGCGTGCTTGGCGAAGAGCTCGATTCTCCCCGCGGCCGCATCTACCAGGTCGCTCAAGCCGATCAAGGCCGCATCGAGATCGACGCCGCTTTCCGCCTGCACATGGATCGCTGCCTCGACTGTCGCGCCTGCATGACCGCTTGCCCCTCCGGTGTCAACTATGGCGCCATCATCGAGTACACCCGTGCTCAGCTTCTGGAGCAGCAGCCGCTTAAGTTCTGGCAGCGCTGGCTGCTGCACGGTCTCATTCCGCGGCCGCGCCGCCGCCGCGCGGCGGCGCGCCTGATCCGGTTCGCTCAGCGCACCGGCATCGACCGCCTTGGCCCTGCACAAGCTCGCCTCTGCCCGCCGCTCGATGCGGATCCGTTCGCCGCTTCTGGCCAAGTCATTCCCGCCGAAGGGGAACGCCGCGCCCGCGTGATTTTCCTTCCCGGTTGTGTGCAATGCGAGCTATTGCCACAGCTCAACCGTGCTACCGTTCGCGTGCTCGCACGCCAAGGCTGCGACGTGGTTGTTCCGCCCGCGTTCGGCTGCTGCGGAGCGCTGCACGTGCATGCCGGTGACCGCGCGTTCGCACGCCAACTCGCGCGCTCCAATATTGCGGCGCTGGAGGCCATCCCTGCTGACGTGGTCATCTCCAACGCCTCCGGCTGCGGTGCTCAGCTCAAGCAATACGCCGAGTTATTCGACGAGGATCCCGCTTGGCGCGGCCGTGCTGCTGCGTTTGCCGCCCGCGTGCAGGACGCCACCGAATTCCTCGATCATCTCGGTCTGCGCCGCGATCTGCTCGGCCCGATCCCCGCCGTTGCCACGTATCAGGATGCCTGCCATCTCGCCCACGCCCAGCGCATCCGTGAAGCGCCGCGCACCCTGTTGCGCCAGATTCCGCAGCTCGAGCTGCGGGAAATGGAACGCTCGGATCAATGCTGCGGTTCTGCCGGCATCTACAACCTGCAGCAGCCCGCGATTGCCGCGCAGCTTGCGGCCGACCGCGTCGCCGCTTTCCGCGCCACCGGAGCCTGCATTCTCGCCACCGCCAACCCCGGCTGTTCTCTTCAGCTCGCGGCAGCTCTGCCCCCGCCGGTCCAGGTCCTGCACGTGCTCGAACTCCTCGATCTCAGCCACGCCGCAGCTCGGCGGTAA
- a CDS encoding FAD-binding protein, with translation MAVSAALRAKLAAIVGAENALADELSRTLYEYDGGVDRARPEVIVFPHSRDEVVAIVQSARAAGVPLVARGAGTGLSGGAVAREGGIIIALNRMRRILEVDVENARAVVEPGVVNLEFSQSIAATGFYFAPDPSSQRACTLGGNVAENSGGPHTLLHGSTVNHITGLELVLADASVVTLGGKALDAAGADLAGLMVGSEGTLALVTAITLRLTRLPEAVGTLLAIYDRVADAAATVTALTASGITPAACEMMDGFCLRAIEASVHAGYPMDSAAVLLIEVEGLREEVAEDSARIAELCHAAGARSVRVAADARERELLWRGRKNAFGAMGRISPNNYVMDGVIPRTRIAEVLEQIDGIGRRHGFRTGNMFHAGDGNLHPLVFFDERAGELPRALACSREILQACVAVGGSITGEHGVGIEKQDLMPWIFSSEDLAFMARIRTAFNPNGLLNPNKLLPSAHMCAEIRTDARLYKERAL, from the coding sequence ATGGCCGTTTCTGCTGCGCTGCGCGCCAAGCTTGCCGCTATCGTCGGCGCCGAAAACGCACTCGCCGACGAGCTCAGCCGCACGCTCTACGAATACGATGGCGGCGTCGACCGCGCGCGCCCCGAGGTCATCGTTTTTCCCCATTCACGCGATGAGGTCGTCGCCATTGTGCAGTCTGCGCGCGCGGCCGGCGTTCCGCTGGTGGCCCGCGGCGCCGGCACGGGTCTTTCCGGCGGCGCCGTGGCCCGCGAAGGCGGCATCATCATCGCGCTCAACCGCATGCGCCGCATTCTCGAAGTTGACGTCGAAAACGCGCGCGCGGTGGTCGAGCCCGGCGTGGTGAATCTGGAGTTTTCTCAATCCATCGCGGCCACCGGCTTCTACTTTGCCCCCGATCCGTCCAGCCAGCGCGCCTGCACGCTCGGCGGCAACGTGGCGGAAAACTCCGGCGGCCCGCACACGCTCCTGCACGGCTCGACCGTTAACCACATCACAGGCCTCGAGCTGGTTCTGGCCGATGCTTCCGTCGTCACGCTCGGCGGCAAGGCCCTCGACGCCGCCGGTGCGGATCTGGCCGGCCTGATGGTGGGTTCCGAAGGTACGCTCGCGCTGGTCACCGCCATAACTCTCAGACTCACGCGCCTGCCCGAAGCTGTCGGCACGCTGCTTGCGATCTACGACCGGGTCGCCGACGCGGCCGCCACCGTGACGGCGCTCACTGCCAGCGGCATCACCCCGGCCGCCTGCGAAATGATGGATGGCTTCTGCCTGCGCGCCATCGAAGCCTCCGTTCACGCCGGATACCCGATGGATTCAGCCGCCGTGCTGCTCATCGAAGTCGAAGGTCTGCGCGAAGAAGTCGCGGAGGACTCTGCCCGCATTGCCGAACTCTGCCACGCCGCCGGCGCCCGCTCGGTTCGAGTCGCCGCCGATGCCCGCGAGCGTGAGCTCCTCTGGCGTGGGCGCAAGAATGCGTTTGGCGCCATGGGCCGCATCAGTCCCAACAACTATGTGATGGATGGCGTCATTCCCCGCACCCGCATCGCCGAAGTGCTTGAGCAGATCGACGGCATCGGCCGGCGGCATGGCTTCCGCACCGGAAACATGTTTCACGCGGGTGATGGCAACCTGCATCCGCTCGTCTTTTTCGACGAGCGCGCCGGCGAGCTGCCCCGCGCCCTCGCCTGCAGCCGCGAAATCCTGCAGGCCTGCGTTGCGGTGGGCGGCTCCATCACCGGCGAACATGGCGTCGGCATAGAGAAGCAAGACCTCATGCCCTGGATCTTCTCCAGCGAAGATCTCGCCTTCATGGCCCGCATCCGAACCGCCTTCAATCCCAACGGTCTGTTGAACCCGAACAAGCTGCTGCCCTCCGCCCACATGTGCGCGGAAATCCGCACCGACGCCCGCTTATATAAGGAGCGCGCGCTATGA
- a CDS encoding FAD-binding oxidoreductase: MTVATAAEAASAVRAAKVSGISCRRSTSCPHLHLDLRPMHTIRFYQPGDLTVGADAGCTVAELNAVLAEHQQFVPLEVERPEITTLGAVLAQHLSGPLRHRFGSIRDFTIGLEMVAGDGSLVHCGGRVVKNVAGYDWMKPVIGARGAFGIITGVNFKVFPLPQDVERAVFSTLSWPQVEAFRSALLHSYLRPLAVELHARGEERSIEVVYCGSAAVRARYRAELGKLGAAGFSACALPAATPTVNVTYAAAEAVAALAALGAEVEIHGRLALGLYSISPRPRAFPGTLDPDPWPLLKRALDPDGIFHGDHCG, from the coding sequence ATGACTGTTGCTACCGCAGCCGAAGCCGCGAGCGCGGTGCGTGCAGCCAAAGTCTCGGGCATCAGTTGCCGCCGAAGCACCTCCTGTCCACATCTGCATCTTGATCTGCGCCCCATGCACACCATCCGCTTCTATCAGCCCGGCGATCTTACGGTGGGCGCCGATGCAGGCTGCACAGTGGCCGAGTTGAATGCCGTTCTCGCTGAGCACCAACAGTTCGTTCCCCTCGAGGTTGAGCGCCCAGAGATCACTACCCTCGGGGCTGTCCTCGCGCAGCATCTCTCCGGCCCGTTGCGCCATCGCTTCGGCTCCATCCGCGATTTCACTATCGGTCTGGAAATGGTGGCCGGCGACGGCAGCCTGGTTCACTGCGGCGGCCGTGTGGTCAAAAACGTCGCCGGTTATGACTGGATGAAGCCCGTCATCGGCGCCCGCGGCGCGTTCGGCATTATCACCGGCGTCAATTTCAAGGTTTTTCCGTTGCCGCAAGACGTCGAACGCGCCGTGTTTAGCACGCTGAGCTGGCCGCAGGTCGAGGCGTTCCGCTCCGCGCTGCTGCACTCTTACTTGCGGCCGCTCGCGGTCGAGCTGCATGCGCGTGGCGAGGAGCGCTCGATCGAGGTAGTCTATTGCGGCAGCGCGGCGGTTCGCGCGCGCTACCGCGCCGAGCTCGGCAAGCTGGGTGCGGCCGGATTTTCCGCATGCGCGCTGCCCGCTGCGACGCCGACAGTGAATGTCACCTACGCCGCGGCCGAAGCCGTCGCGGCCCTCGCCGCTCTTGGCGCGGAGGTCGAAATCCACGGCCGCCTCGCTCTCGGCCTTTATTCCATCTCTCCCCGTCCGCGTGCGTTCCCCGGGACCCTGGACCCTGACCCCTGGCCCCTGCTCAAGCGCGCCCTCGACCCCGACGGCATCTTCCACGGAGACCACTGTGGCTGA
- a CDS encoding YjbQ family protein: MKTHTAYLTFQTRQHREYINITDRVEEEVRKSGVEEGMVLVSAMHITAGVWVNDAESGLLEDIDAWLERLAPFNANYHHHRTGESNGDAHLKSLLVHHEVIVPITAGKCDFGPWQQIYYAEFDGQRRKRVVIKVMGE; this comes from the coding sequence ATGAAAACCCACACCGCTTATCTCACCTTCCAGACCCGCCAGCACCGCGAGTACATCAACATTACCGATCGCGTCGAGGAAGAAGTCCGCAAATCGGGCGTGGAGGAAGGCATGGTGCTGGTTTCGGCGATGCACATCACCGCCGGCGTCTGGGTCAACGATGCCGAATCCGGGCTGCTGGAAGACATCGACGCCTGGCTCGAGCGCCTGGCGCCGTTCAACGCCAACTACCATCACCACCGTACCGGCGAAAGCAATGGCGACGCGCACCTCAAGAGTTTGCTCGTCCACCACGAAGTCATCGTTCCCATCACCGCAGGCAAATGCGACTTCGGTCCCTGGCAGCAAATCTACTATGCCGAGTTCGACGGCCAGCGCCGCAAGCGCGTAGTGATCAAGGTTATGGGCGAATGA
- a CDS encoding type 1 glutamine amidotransferase has product MWYVLQHAEWEGPGIIAEALAAHAIRFEIVRLDRGAAVPKASNLDGLVVMGGPMGVYEAADYPFLAAEQKLIASCVAGGRAVLGVCLGAQLLAAALGAPVIKGPQMEAGEGSVVLTGSGRQDPVLGGGKGELPVVHWHQDTFPLPQEATLLACSRLYEQQAFRLARTVYGLQFHLELSREQADDWRNRGLTITREYEQRVRAVGERVFDNFIHLAVAGG; this is encoded by the coding sequence ATGTGGTACGTGCTGCAGCATGCTGAATGGGAGGGACCGGGGATCATTGCCGAGGCCCTGGCCGCGCACGCGATTCGGTTCGAGATCGTAAGATTGGACCGTGGCGCCGCCGTTCCCAAGGCGAGTAACCTCGACGGTCTCGTCGTCATGGGCGGGCCGATGGGGGTGTATGAGGCAGCAGACTATCCGTTCTTGGCAGCCGAGCAGAAGCTGATTGCTTCCTGTGTAGCGGGCGGACGGGCGGTGCTCGGGGTTTGCCTGGGCGCGCAACTACTGGCCGCCGCACTCGGTGCGCCTGTCATTAAAGGCCCGCAGATGGAAGCCGGCGAAGGCTCGGTGGTGCTGACCGGGTCAGGTCGTCAAGATCCGGTGCTAGGCGGCGGAAAGGGCGAGTTGCCGGTGGTGCATTGGCATCAGGACACGTTTCCGCTCCCCCAGGAAGCCACACTCCTCGCCTGCAGCCGCCTGTATGAGCAGCAAGCGTTCCGCCTAGCGCGAACGGTGTACGGACTTCAATTCCACTTGGAGCTGAGCCGTGAACAAGCGGACGACTGGCGCAACCGCGGCCTAACGATTACGCGCGAATACGAGCAGCGCGTGCGCGCAGTGGGCGAGCGGGTATTCGACAATTTCATTCATTTGGCCGTGGCCGGCGGCTGA
- a CDS encoding PIN domain-containing protein → MRVGLSFVDTNVLIYSISEHPTEKGKRDRAQQILAECELVLSVQVLQEFYSQATRSSRPGCLSHQLALGFIRDWRRYPTVPLSVAVFDRALELCARYKLSYRDSAIVAAAAMAGCHEVLTEDMQHGATIAGVTIRNPFL, encoded by the coding sequence GTGAGAGTGGGGCTCTCGTTCGTTGACACCAACGTCCTGATTTATTCCATCAGCGAACACCCTACCGAGAAGGGCAAACGCGATCGCGCCCAGCAAATCCTTGCCGAGTGCGAGCTGGTCCTTTCAGTTCAGGTTCTGCAGGAGTTCTATAGTCAAGCGACGCGCTCATCGCGGCCTGGCTGCCTGAGCCATCAACTTGCCTTGGGCTTCATTCGCGACTGGCGGCGCTATCCAACCGTCCCCCTCTCCGTGGCCGTATTCGATCGCGCGCTTGAACTCTGTGCACGTTACAAGCTTAGTTATCGGGATAGCGCCATCGTTGCTGCCGCCGCAATGGCCGGTTGCCATGAGGTTCTGACGGAGGACATGCAGCACGGCGCTACCATCGCCGGCGTCACGATCCGCAATCCATTTCTGTAG
- a CDS encoding SDR family oxidoreductase, whose translation MHARLRGPTIPAKAPSLRRLFCTKLIAPITAVVSSQICESFSCPPQSQLLAPSSRRSWDHSSVSSSRSLRGQAALVTGGARRIGRAMALALADAGADVGFTYRSAGAEAAELEQELRARGVRAAAVRADLRHSAAAGAAVEALHATLGRLDIVVNNVGRYEAVEFADITDGQWDEMLATNLSAPFFVSRAAIPHLRAAGAGRIIHLTSIGALRAFPTHAHYCASKAGLAHLTRAMARALAPEIQVNAVAPGLIALGDGLNAWEQHMRNRTPLQRAGTPQDVADAVLYLATCNRFLTGQTLVVDGGLSLI comes from the coding sequence ATGCACGCAAGATTAAGAGGTCCAACGATCCCGGCAAAAGCTCCATCGCTCCGCCGGCTTTTCTGCACGAAGCTCATTGCGCCCATCACCGCAGTGGTCAGTTCGCAAATCTGTGAGTCGTTCAGTTGTCCTCCACAAAGCCAACTCCTCGCTCCATCTTCTCGCCGGTCATGGGATCATAGTTCCGTGTCGTCCTCCCGATCCTTGCGCGGTCAAGCCGCCCTCGTTACCGGCGGCGCGCGCCGCATCGGCCGCGCCATGGCGCTGGCGCTTGCCGATGCCGGTGCCGATGTCGGTTTTACTTACCGCAGCGCCGGTGCTGAGGCGGCCGAGCTGGAGCAGGAGCTGCGCGCGCGCGGCGTCCGTGCGGCTGCGGTGCGCGCCGATTTGCGTCACAGCGCGGCCGCCGGTGCCGCAGTCGAAGCTTTGCACGCCACCCTGGGCCGGCTCGACATCGTCGTGAATAACGTTGGCCGCTACGAAGCCGTCGAGTTCGCCGACATTACCGACGGACAGTGGGACGAAATGCTGGCGACGAATCTATCGGCGCCATTTTTCGTCAGCCGCGCGGCCATTCCGCATTTGCGCGCGGCCGGCGCCGGACGCATCATTCACCTCACCTCGATTGGCGCGCTGCGCGCCTTCCCCACGCACGCCCACTATTGCGCGTCCAAGGCCGGGCTGGCGCATCTCACCCGCGCCATGGCCCGCGCTCTGGCGCCGGAGATTCAGGTCAATGCCGTCGCGCCCGGGCTGATCGCGCTCGGCGATGGGCTCAATGCCTGGGAGCAACACATGCGCAACCGCACCCCACTGCAGCGCGCCGGTACGCCGCAGGACGTCGCTGACGCGGTGCTCTATCTGGCCACCTGCAACCGCTTCCTCACGGGCCAGACCCTGGTTGTGGATGGAGGCCTGTCGCTGATATGA